From Cellulomonas dongxiuzhuiae, the proteins below share one genomic window:
- a CDS encoding ABC transporter substrate-binding protein — MRTTTHRGAAVAAVAAAGLLLTGCSSTDGAQADGGPSAAADDLTPVTLQLQWLTQAQFAGYYAALDQGYYADEGLDVEIVPSGGDVVPQDALAAGEADYAIAWVPKVLGSIEQGAQVTHVGQVFERSATLQVAFADSGVASPADLAGKKIGSWGYGNEWELFAGLNKAGVDDFELVTQAFDMLGLLSGDIDAAQAMTYNEYAQLLETVDPDTGELYQPEDFTVIDWNDEGVAMLQDAIWADSQRLADDEVYQDTTVKFLKASIKGWAYARDNPQEAADIVTAAGSTLGTSHQLWMTNEVNKLIWPSTGGIGLVDPEAWDRTVALALDTHNETGATIITQEPPGTAYTTEYVEQALAELADEGVDTSGADFEPIDVELAEGGN, encoded by the coding sequence ATGAGGACCACGACGCACCGGGGGGCGGCCGTCGCGGCCGTCGCGGCCGCCGGTCTGCTGCTGACGGGCTGCTCGAGCACCGACGGGGCGCAGGCCGACGGGGGCCCCAGCGCCGCCGCCGACGACCTCACGCCGGTCACGCTGCAGCTGCAGTGGCTGACCCAGGCGCAGTTCGCCGGGTACTACGCGGCCCTCGACCAGGGCTACTACGCCGACGAGGGGCTGGACGTCGAGATCGTCCCGTCGGGCGGGGACGTCGTGCCGCAGGACGCTCTCGCCGCGGGCGAGGCGGACTACGCGATCGCGTGGGTGCCCAAGGTCCTGGGGTCGATCGAGCAGGGTGCCCAGGTCACGCACGTCGGGCAGGTGTTCGAGCGCTCGGCGACGCTGCAGGTCGCGTTCGCCGACTCCGGCGTGGCGTCCCCCGCGGACCTCGCGGGCAAGAAGATCGGGTCGTGGGGCTACGGCAACGAGTGGGAGCTGTTCGCGGGCCTCAACAAGGCCGGTGTCGACGACTTCGAGCTCGTCACGCAGGCCTTCGACATGCTGGGCCTGCTGAGCGGGGACATCGACGCGGCCCAGGCCATGACGTACAACGAGTACGCCCAGCTGCTGGAGACCGTCGACCCCGACACCGGTGAGCTGTACCAGCCCGAGGACTTCACGGTCATCGACTGGAACGACGAGGGCGTCGCGATGCTGCAGGACGCGATCTGGGCCGACTCGCAGCGCCTCGCCGACGACGAGGTCTACCAGGACACGACGGTCAAGTTCCTCAAGGCCTCCATCAAGGGCTGGGCGTACGCGCGGGACAACCCGCAGGAGGCCGCGGACATCGTCACCGCGGCCGGGTCGACGCTCGGCACGTCCCACCAGCTCTGGATGACCAACGAGGTCAACAAGCTCATCTGGCCGTCCACGGGCGGGATCGGCCTCGTCGACCCCGAGGCGTGGGACAGGACGGTCGCGCTCGCGCTCGACACCCACAACGAGACCGGCGCGACGATCATCACGCAGGAGCCCCCCGGGACGGCGTACACGACCGAGTACGTCGAGCAGGCGCTCGCCGAGCTCGCCGACGAGGGCGTGGACACGTCCGGCGCCGACTTCGAGCCGATCGACGTCGAGCTCGCGGAGGGCGGGAACTGA
- a CDS encoding nitrilase-related carbon-nitrogen hydrolase: protein MTVVRVAFTQATWTGDKESMIRLHEDWTREAASAGAQVIGFQELFYGPYFGITQDTAYYDYAEPVPGPTTERFSALAAELGIVVVLPIYEEDQPGVLYNTAVVIDADGTVLGRYRKHHIPHLPKFWEKFYFRPGNLGYPVFDTAAGRIGVNICYDRHFPEGWRVLALNGAQIVFNPNATAPGISNRLWEIEQPAAAVANGYFVVANNRVGLEDVEYGDEAVSFYGSSYAVGPDGNQVGEIGSSSENQLLVRDLDLDQVREVRERWQFFRDRRPDAYGPIVAP from the coding sequence ATGACCGTCGTGCGCGTCGCCTTCACCCAGGCCACCTGGACCGGCGACAAGGAGTCCATGATCCGGCTCCACGAGGACTGGACGCGCGAGGCGGCCTCGGCGGGTGCGCAGGTCATCGGCTTCCAGGAGCTGTTCTACGGCCCGTACTTCGGCATCACGCAGGACACCGCGTACTACGACTACGCCGAGCCCGTGCCGGGCCCCACCACCGAGCGCTTCAGCGCGCTGGCGGCCGAGCTGGGCATCGTGGTCGTCCTGCCGATCTACGAGGAGGACCAGCCGGGCGTCCTGTACAACACCGCGGTCGTCATCGACGCCGACGGCACGGTGCTCGGCAGGTACCGCAAGCACCACATCCCGCACCTGCCGAAGTTCTGGGAGAAGTTCTACTTCCGTCCCGGGAACCTCGGGTACCCGGTGTTCGACACCGCTGCCGGACGCATCGGCGTCAACATCTGCTACGACCGGCACTTCCCCGAGGGCTGGCGTGTGCTCGCGCTCAACGGCGCGCAGATCGTGTTCAACCCCAACGCCACGGCCCCCGGGATCTCGAACAGGCTCTGGGAGATCGAGCAGCCGGCCGCCGCGGTGGCCAACGGCTACTTCGTCGTCGCCAACAACCGGGTCGGGCTCGAGGACGTCGAGTACGGGGACGAGGCCGTGAGCTTCTACGGCTCGTCGTACGCCGTGGGGCCGGACGGCAACCAGGTGGGCGAGATCGGGTCGTCGAGCGAGAACCAGCTGCTGGTCCGGGACCTCGACCTCGACCAGGTCCGTGAGGTGCGCGAGCGCTGGCAGTTCTTCCGGGACCGCCGGCCCGACGCCTACGGACCGATCGTCGCCCCCTGA
- a CDS encoding cellulose binding domain-containing protein encodes MSTPAQAAQTITNVAYAPADPAGSRGHLLDLYIPDGTGPFPLVLWSTGSAWSSDDGKSGAGAVAQQLNPRGIAVAGVSVRSASQAKFPAQVHDIKSATRYLRSNATQYRLDPEQFASMGDSSGGWVAAMAAVTNGVAALEGQIGTTGVSSDLQAGVDFFGPTDFARLKEQDPGGFIDHDSPSAPEGQLLGCATPTCPDKVRQANPLTYVDSQDPPMLLLHGQADNVVPHAQTVIFYDALKAACVDTQFFSVPGAGHSHADVTSASRYGRQTVRTTQDCRETVTQGTPNPSWDTIAAFLKAAWADGGPTPTTTPTPTVTPTPSVTPTPTVTPTPSVTPTPSATPTPFATPTPTPGTSTGCTATYRLANSWPNGFVADVTVTAGSSAINGWRVTVTLPSGASATQVWNGQSSGGAAPTVTNAPWNGRVDAGRSTTFGFQGTGNGAGATVTCAAS; translated from the coding sequence GTGAGCACGCCCGCGCAGGCCGCCCAGACCATCACGAACGTCGCCTACGCCCCGGCGGACCCGGCCGGCAGCCGCGGTCACCTCCTGGACCTCTACATCCCCGACGGCACCGGCCCGTTCCCTCTCGTCCTGTGGTCCACCGGGTCGGCCTGGTCGTCGGACGACGGCAAGTCGGGGGCGGGCGCCGTCGCGCAACAGCTCAACCCCCGCGGCATCGCCGTCGCCGGCGTCAGCGTGCGCTCGGCCTCGCAGGCGAAGTTCCCCGCGCAGGTCCATGACATCAAGTCGGCGACCCGCTACCTGCGCAGCAACGCGACCCAGTACCGGTTGGACCCCGAGCAGTTCGCGAGCATGGGTGACTCCTCCGGCGGCTGGGTCGCCGCCATGGCGGCCGTGACCAACGGCGTGGCCGCCCTGGAGGGGCAGATCGGCACCACGGGCGTGTCGAGCGACCTGCAGGCGGGGGTCGACTTCTTCGGGCCCACCGACTTCGCGCGTCTCAAGGAGCAGGACCCGGGCGGCTTCATCGACCACGACAGCCCCAGCGCCCCCGAGGGTCAGCTGCTCGGCTGCGCGACCCCGACGTGCCCGGACAAGGTCCGCCAGGCGAACCCACTGACCTACGTCGACTCCCAGGACCCGCCGATGCTCCTGCTGCACGGGCAGGCCGACAACGTCGTTCCCCACGCCCAGACGGTCATCTTCTACGACGCCCTGAAGGCGGCGTGCGTCGACACCCAGTTCTTCTCCGTGCCCGGCGCCGGCCACAGCCACGCCGACGTCACGAGCGCGTCGCGCTACGGCCGGCAGACGGTCCGCACGACCCAGGACTGCCGCGAGACGGTCACGCAGGGCACCCCGAACCCGAGCTGGGACACCATCGCGGCGTTCCTCAAGGCCGCCTGGGCGGACGGCGGGCCCACACCGACCACAACGCCCACGCCGACCGTCACGCCCACGCCCTCGGTCACCCCGACGCCGACCGTCACGCCCACGCCCTCCGTGACCCCGACACCGTCCGCGACGCCGACACCGTTCGCGACGCCGACACCCACGCCGGGCACGTCCACCGGGTGCACGGCCACGTACCGGCTCGCGAACAGCTGGCCCAACGGGTTCGTCGCGGACGTGACGGTCACGGCAGGCAGCAGCGCGATCAACGGCTGGCGCGTCACCGTCACCCTGCCCTCCGGGGCGAGCGCGACGCAGGTGTGGAACGGGCAGTCCAGCGGCGGCGCGGCGCCGACCGTGACCAACGCCCCGTGGAACGGGCGCGTCGACGCCGGACGCAGCACGACGTTCGGGTTCCAGGGCACCGGGAACGGGGCGGGCGCGACGGTGACCTGCGCAGCGTCCTGA
- a CDS encoding aminotransferase class I/II-fold pyridoxal phosphate-dependent enzyme, with product MSPQELAELVVDRSPRGIAATIARLVHTGDLLPGDRLPTVRQLAVALGVSPATVGSAWQTLAAAGLVISRGRAGTSVLPGPAARLPPRYRDLADVPAARLDLAAGTPDPELLPDLSPALTRLATRGLGAHATGYLDDPVVPGLERLLRSSWPFVPQRLTVVDGAVDALSRVLEQVVGFGGRVAVEDPGFPPVLDLLDHLGLERVPVTLDASGPRPDALAEAVRSGVRVVVLQPRAQNPTGISITPTRARELAAVLRPAAGELWVLEDDHSGEVASSRDVSLGTLLADRVVHVRSYSKSHGPDLRIAAVGGPAVVLDGLVARRMLGPGWTSRLLQHVLVDLLTDAQAVEAVAHARRIYHGRRRTLSAALARHGVQVPPGDGINMWVPVADERAALVRLEAAGVRVARGRPFFSDPARAHGFVRVTVGVLRPDDVETVAAALAAAAAP from the coding sequence ATGTCACCGCAGGAGCTGGCCGAGCTCGTCGTCGACCGGTCCCCGCGCGGGATCGCCGCCACGATCGCGCGCCTCGTCCACACGGGTGACCTGCTGCCCGGCGACCGGCTGCCCACGGTCCGCCAGCTCGCCGTCGCGCTGGGTGTCAGCCCCGCCACCGTCGGCTCCGCGTGGCAGACGCTCGCGGCCGCCGGTCTCGTCATCTCCCGCGGACGTGCGGGCACGTCCGTGCTGCCGGGGCCCGCCGCGCGGCTGCCGCCGCGGTACCGCGACCTGGCCGACGTGCCGGCCGCCCGCCTCGACCTCGCGGCCGGCACGCCCGACCCCGAGCTGCTCCCCGACCTGTCGCCCGCCCTGACGCGGCTCGCCACCCGCGGCCTCGGCGCCCACGCGACCGGCTACCTCGACGACCCCGTCGTCCCGGGGCTCGAACGGCTGCTCCGCTCGTCGTGGCCGTTCGTGCCGCAGCGCCTGACCGTGGTCGACGGCGCCGTGGACGCACTGAGCCGCGTGCTCGAGCAGGTCGTCGGCTTCGGCGGACGCGTCGCGGTCGAGGACCCCGGCTTCCCGCCGGTGCTCGACCTGCTCGACCACCTCGGTCTCGAACGCGTCCCCGTGACCCTCGACGCGTCCGGCCCGCGGCCGGACGCGCTCGCGGAGGCGGTGCGTTCCGGGGTGCGCGTGGTCGTGCTGCAACCCCGGGCGCAGAACCCGACGGGGATCAGCATCACGCCCACCCGGGCCCGGGAGCTCGCGGCCGTGCTGCGTCCCGCGGCCGGCGAGCTGTGGGTGCTGGAGGACGACCACTCGGGCGAGGTCGCGTCGTCGCGGGACGTCAGCCTCGGCACCCTGCTGGCGGACCGCGTGGTGCACGTGCGCTCCTACTCCAAGTCCCACGGCCCCGACCTGCGCATCGCCGCCGTGGGCGGGCCCGCGGTCGTCCTCGACGGGCTCGTCGCACGGCGCATGCTGGGGCCCGGGTGGACCAGCCGCCTGCTGCAGCACGTGCTCGTCGATCTGCTGACCGACGCGCAGGCCGTCGAGGCCGTGGCGCACGCCCGCCGCATCTACCACGGTCGTCGGCGCACGCTCAGCGCGGCCCTCGCGCGGCACGGCGTGCAGGTGCCGCCCGGGGACGGCATCAACATGTGGGTGCCCGTGGCCGACGAGCGGGCCGCCCTCGTGCGGCTGGAGGCGGCCGGCGTGCGGGTGGCACGCGGCCGCCCGTTCTTCAGCGACCCGGCGCGGGCGCACGGCTTCGTGCGTGTCACCGTCGGCGTGCTGCGCCCTGACGACGTGGAGACGGTCGCCGCGGCGCTCGCCGCGGCGGCGGCACCCTGA
- a CDS encoding ABC transporter permease: protein MSRATLVRAAEQVLPPAVLLVALVAAWHAVVVLGEVPAFVLPGPAAIGDQVMTYRGPISAAALVTGRNAALGLLVGSVLGILLAVVAAAVRLLDVLAEPVVAALAVVPIVALAPVLYAMYGAGSEQARVVVAALAVLVPVYVTTLRGLRQVRPVHRDLVRALAASRVQVARTVTLPTAVPFVFTGLRMGSSLAVISAIVAEYFGGPRSGIGSFVTTAAAGSNYAQAWAYVLGGVVVGLAFHAVTATAEHLATHRAGP, encoded by the coding sequence ATGAGCCGCGCGACGCTCGTCCGTGCCGCCGAGCAGGTGCTGCCGCCGGCCGTGCTGCTCGTCGCGCTCGTCGCGGCGTGGCACGCGGTGGTCGTGCTGGGCGAGGTGCCCGCGTTCGTGCTTCCCGGGCCGGCGGCGATCGGCGACCAGGTCATGACGTACCGCGGGCCGATCTCCGCGGCCGCGCTGGTCACCGGGCGCAACGCCGCGCTCGGGCTGCTCGTCGGATCGGTGCTCGGGATCCTCCTCGCCGTCGTCGCCGCCGCCGTGCGGCTGCTCGACGTGCTCGCGGAGCCCGTCGTCGCGGCGCTGGCCGTCGTGCCGATCGTCGCGCTCGCACCCGTCCTGTACGCGATGTACGGCGCGGGCTCCGAGCAGGCGCGGGTCGTCGTCGCCGCGCTCGCGGTCCTCGTGCCCGTGTACGTCACGACGCTGCGCGGCCTGCGCCAGGTGCGCCCCGTGCACCGCGACCTCGTGCGGGCGCTCGCGGCCTCCCGCGTGCAGGTCGCCCGCACGGTGACGCTCCCGACGGCCGTCCCGTTCGTGTTCACCGGGTTGCGCATGGGCTCGTCGCTGGCGGTGATCTCCGCGATCGTCGCCGAGTACTTCGGGGGGCCGCGCTCGGGGATCGGGTCGTTCGTCACGACCGCGGCAGCGGGGTCGAACTACGCGCAGGCGTGGGCGTACGTGCTGGGCGGCGTGGTCGTCGGGCTCGCCTTCCACGCCGTGACGGCGACCGCCGAGCACCTCGCCACGCACCGGGCGGGCCCGTGA
- a CDS encoding TIGR03842 family LLM class F420-dependent oxidoreductase, producing MDFGVVLQADPPASRTVDLARQAETHGFSHVWTFDSHLLWQEPFVIYSAILAATRRVTVGPMVTNPATRDWTVLASLFATLNEMYGNRTVCGIGRGDSAVRTLNGRPSDLATLREAIHVIRELANDRPADLGGRTVQFPWARGSRLDVWVAAYGPRALGLTGEVGDGFILQLADPDVARWMVRAVRDSAEAAGRDPGAVKICVAAPAYVGDGASPPERAHMREQCRWFGGMVGNHVAEIVRRYGTDSAIPRALTDYVRDREGYDYNEHGRAGSTHTTFVPDEIVERFCLLGSPHEHVERLRELEAIGCDQFAVYLQHDNKEETMRLYGERIIPAMAEHVVATTTTAP from the coding sequence ATGGACTTCGGCGTCGTCCTGCAGGCCGACCCGCCCGCGTCGCGCACCGTCGACCTGGCGCGCCAGGCGGAGACCCACGGGTTCTCCCACGTCTGGACGTTCGACTCCCACCTGCTGTGGCAGGAGCCGTTCGTCATCTACTCCGCGATCCTCGCGGCGACACGCAGGGTCACGGTCGGCCCCATGGTCACGAACCCGGCCACCCGCGACTGGACGGTCCTCGCGTCGCTGTTCGCGACGCTCAACGAGATGTACGGCAACCGCACGGTCTGCGGCATCGGGCGCGGGGACTCGGCGGTCCGCACGCTCAACGGGCGGCCGTCGGACCTCGCGACGCTGCGCGAGGCGATCCACGTCATCCGGGAGCTCGCGAACGACCGCCCGGCCGACCTGGGCGGGCGCACCGTGCAGTTCCCGTGGGCGAGGGGATCGAGGCTCGACGTGTGGGTCGCGGCCTACGGCCCGCGCGCGCTGGGGCTCACCGGCGAGGTCGGGGACGGCTTCATCCTGCAGCTCGCCGACCCTGACGTCGCGCGCTGGATGGTCCGGGCGGTGCGCGACTCCGCCGAGGCCGCGGGGCGCGACCCCGGCGCCGTGAAGATCTGCGTCGCCGCGCCCGCCTACGTCGGCGACGGGGCCTCGCCGCCCGAGCGGGCGCACATGCGCGAGCAGTGCCGGTGGTTCGGCGGCATGGTCGGCAACCACGTCGCCGAGATCGTCCGGCGCTACGGCACCGACTCGGCGATCCCGAGGGCGCTCACGGACTACGTGCGCGACCGCGAGGGCTACGACTACAACGAGCACGGCCGGGCGGGCAGCACGCACACCACGTTCGTCCCCGACGAGATCGTCGAGCGGTTCTGCCTGCTCGGCTCCCCGCACGAGCACGTCGAGCGCCTGCGCGAGCTCGAGGCGATCGGCTGCGACCAGTTCGCCGTCTACCTCCAGCACGACAACAAGGAGGAGACGATGCGGCTCTACGGCGAGCGCATCATCCCGGCGATGGCCGAGCACGTCGTCGCGACCACGACGACGGCACCGTGA
- a CDS encoding ABC transporter permease, with amino-acid sequence MSTATAPTTLAAAVRAPAARADTAPGPVARVLRVRPLVAILSALGVAALWEAYKAVGPEQGWSVGETRVLPRTTDMAMPHTWDVAARLLDPVSGATGAEALWVAVLRAAASSLGIALTGWVMGLAVGAALAVMMQRLRVVESAVLPLVVLSQTVPLIALAPLVRSWGSRLELGAVTWQPWMSVAVIASYLAFFPVAVGMLRGLQSPDTIHVALMRAYGASWWATLVRLRLPAAVPHLLPALRLAAANAVVGTVVAEVATGLPGGLGRMILEFANFAASDPPKPWAPILGAVALGLLAAGLVALVGRALRRYRRTEVAS; translated from the coding sequence GTGAGCACGGCGACCGCACCGACCACGCTCGCCGCGGCGGTGCGTGCCCCGGCCGCCCGCGCCGACACCGCGCCGGGCCCCGTGGCACGCGTGCTGCGCGTCCGGCCGCTCGTCGCGATCCTGTCGGCGCTCGGCGTCGCCGCGCTGTGGGAGGCGTACAAGGCCGTCGGACCCGAGCAGGGCTGGTCCGTGGGCGAGACGCGGGTGCTGCCGCGCACGACGGACATGGCGATGCCGCACACGTGGGACGTCGCCGCGCGGCTCCTCGACCCGGTGTCCGGCGCGACCGGTGCCGAGGCGCTGTGGGTCGCCGTCCTGCGCGCCGCCGCGTCGTCGCTGGGCATCGCGCTCACGGGGTGGGTCATGGGCCTGGCGGTGGGCGCCGCTCTCGCGGTCATGATGCAGCGGCTGCGCGTCGTGGAGTCCGCGGTGCTGCCGCTGGTCGTCCTGTCGCAGACGGTGCCGCTCATCGCCCTCGCGCCCCTGGTGCGGTCCTGGGGGTCCCGGCTCGAGCTGGGCGCCGTCACGTGGCAGCCGTGGATGTCGGTCGCCGTCATCGCGAGCTACCTCGCGTTCTTCCCCGTCGCCGTGGGCATGCTGCGCGGGCTGCAGTCTCCCGACACGATCCACGTCGCGCTCATGCGGGCCTACGGCGCGAGCTGGTGGGCCACCCTGGTGCGTCTGCGGCTGCCCGCCGCGGTGCCGCACCTGCTGCCCGCGCTGCGCCTCGCGGCCGCGAACGCGGTCGTCGGGACGGTCGTGGCCGAGGTCGCCACCGGCCTGCCCGGCGGCCTGGGCCGGATGATCCTCGAGTTCGCCAACTTCGCCGCGAGCGACCCGCCCAAGCCGTGGGCACCGATCCTCGGCGCCGTCGCGCTGGGGCTGCTCGCCGCGGGCCTCGTGGCCCTCGTGGGCCGCGCGCTGCGCCGGTACCGACGGACGGAGGTGGCGTCGTGA
- a CDS encoding ABC transporter ATP-binding protein produces the protein MSAVPQQPTAAAHPRGAVAVEVEGVSRVFGGRSAPVVALEDVDLRVAAGEFVSLIGPSGCGKSTLLRLVADLDEPTSGTVRVFGSSAREARLARDYGIAFQQAGLLPWRTVRANVELPLALAGAGRAGRRERADELLALVGLTEFADHHPDQLSGGMQQRVAIARALADSPSLLLMDEPFGALDEMTREHLQAQLLRICAETRAAVVFVTHSIPEAVFLSDRVVVMSPRPGRIRHVVDVTLDRSGAVAPGPGRHDDVGDDLRTDAAFVAAVAAVREALHGGTVARGADPR, from the coding sequence GTGAGCGCCGTGCCGCAGCAGCCGACCGCCGCAGCCCACCCCCGGGGCGCCGTGGCCGTGGAGGTCGAGGGCGTCTCCCGGGTGTTCGGTGGCAGGTCCGCACCCGTCGTGGCCCTCGAGGACGTCGACCTGCGGGTCGCCGCGGGGGAGTTCGTCTCGCTCATCGGTCCGTCCGGCTGCGGCAAGTCGACGCTGCTGCGCCTCGTCGCCGACCTCGACGAGCCCACCTCCGGGACCGTGCGGGTCTTCGGCAGCAGCGCTCGCGAGGCCCGTCTGGCACGGGACTACGGCATCGCGTTCCAGCAGGCCGGGCTCCTGCCGTGGCGGACCGTGCGGGCCAACGTCGAGCTGCCGCTCGCGCTCGCCGGCGCGGGCCGGGCCGGGCGGCGCGAGCGCGCCGACGAGCTGCTGGCCCTCGTCGGCCTCACCGAGTTCGCCGACCACCACCCCGACCAGCTCTCGGGCGGCATGCAGCAGCGCGTCGCGATCGCCCGTGCCCTGGCCGACTCGCCGTCACTGCTGCTCATGGACGAGCCGTTCGGTGCGCTCGACGAGATGACGCGCGAGCACCTGCAGGCACAGCTGCTGCGGATCTGCGCGGAGACCCGCGCGGCCGTCGTGTTCGTCACCCACTCCATCCCCGAGGCGGTGTTCCTCTCCGACCGGGTGGTCGTCATGTCCCCGCGCCCGGGGCGGATCCGGCACGTGGTCGACGTGACGCTGGACCGGTCCGGGGCCGTCGCGCCGGGGCCCGGGCGCCACGACGACGTCGGCGACGACCTGCGCACCGACGCCGCGTTCGTCGCGGCCGTCGCGGCCGTGCGTGAGGCCCTGCACGGCGGGACGGTCGCGCGCGGGGCGGACCCGCGATGA
- the hydA gene encoding dihydropyrimidinase has protein sequence MTTTLLRGGTVVSATGRGAADVLVDGETIAAVLAPGSTLLGHDLAASVDRVVDATGKYVVPGGVDAHTHMELPFGGTAASDTFETGTRAAAWGGTTTIIDFAVQRAGERVEDGLAAWHAKAAGSCAVDYGFHQIIGGVDEDSLAAMGWLVAEGITSYKLFMAYPGVFYADDAQILRAMQKAADLGLLTMMHAENGPAIDVLAAQLVAQGNTAPLFHGVARAWQLEEEATHRAIMLADVTGAPLYVVHVSAKQAVQQLAWARDAGKNVFGETCPQYLYLSLEEQLGAPGFDGAKWVCSTPLRSRAEGHQDHMWQALRTNDLQMVSTDHCPFCMKGQKELGLGDFRAIPNGIGSVEHRMDLMYQGVVTGEISLERWVEITSTTPARMFGLYGRKGVVAPGADADLVVYDPSGHTSIGIGATHHMNMDHSAWEGFEVDGHVDVVMSRGEVLVDPDGYHGRPGHGRYLRRDLSQYLV, from the coding sequence ATGACCACCACGCTGCTCCGCGGCGGCACCGTCGTGTCCGCCACGGGCCGGGGCGCCGCCGACGTCCTCGTCGACGGCGAGACGATCGCGGCCGTCCTGGCGCCCGGGTCGACCCTGCTCGGCCACGACCTCGCCGCGTCCGTCGACCGGGTGGTCGACGCCACCGGGAAGTACGTCGTCCCCGGTGGCGTCGACGCCCACACGCACATGGAGCTGCCGTTCGGCGGGACGGCCGCGTCCGACACGTTCGAGACCGGGACCCGCGCCGCTGCGTGGGGCGGCACGACCACCATCATCGACTTCGCGGTGCAGCGCGCCGGGGAACGTGTCGAGGACGGGCTCGCGGCGTGGCACGCCAAGGCGGCCGGGAGCTGCGCGGTCGACTACGGGTTCCACCAGATCATCGGCGGCGTCGACGAGGACTCGTTGGCCGCGATGGGCTGGCTCGTCGCCGAGGGCATCACCAGCTACAAGCTCTTCATGGCCTACCCCGGCGTCTTCTACGCGGACGACGCCCAGATCCTGCGGGCCATGCAGAAGGCCGCCGACCTGGGCCTGCTGACGATGATGCACGCGGAGAACGGTCCCGCGATCGACGTGCTCGCGGCGCAGCTCGTCGCGCAGGGGAACACGGCCCCGCTCTTCCACGGCGTCGCCCGCGCGTGGCAGCTCGAGGAGGAGGCGACGCACCGCGCGATCATGCTGGCCGACGTCACCGGAGCGCCCCTGTACGTCGTGCACGTGTCCGCCAAGCAGGCCGTGCAGCAGCTCGCGTGGGCCCGCGACGCGGGGAAGAACGTGTTCGGCGAGACGTGCCCGCAGTACCTGTACCTCTCCCTCGAGGAGCAGCTCGGGGCACCCGGCTTCGACGGGGCGAAGTGGGTGTGCTCGACCCCGCTGCGCTCGCGGGCCGAGGGGCACCAGGACCACATGTGGCAGGCGCTGCGCACCAACGACCTGCAGATGGTCTCGACCGACCACTGCCCGTTCTGCATGAAGGGCCAGAAGGAGCTGGGGCTCGGCGACTTCCGGGCGATCCCCAACGGCATCGGGTCGGTCGAGCACCGGATGGACCTGATGTACCAGGGCGTGGTGACCGGCGAGATCTCGCTCGAGCGCTGGGTGGAGATCACCTCGACCACCCCGGCGCGGATGTTCGGGCTGTACGGCCGCAAGGGCGTCGTCGCGCCCGGGGCCGACGCCGACCTCGTCGTGTACGACCCGTCGGGGCACACCTCCATCGGGATCGGGGCGACCCACCACATGAACATGGACCACTCCGCGTGGGAGGGCTTCGAGGTCGACGGGCACGTCGACGTCGTGATGTCCCGGGGCGAGGTCCTCGTCGACCCCGACGGCTACCACGGCCGGCCCGGGCACGGGCGCTACCTGCGGCGCGACCTGTCGCAGTACCTGGTCTGA